A window of Fragaria vesca subsp. vesca linkage group LG7, FraVesHawaii_1.0, whole genome shotgun sequence contains these coding sequences:
- the LOC101311035 gene encoding secologanin synthase-like, translating into MSHLASFIHTFIPEALQGAVCSYRQMELSFIIALSIVLLSIASSCAWRVLNWVWLKPKKLEKCLRQQGLAGNSYRVLIGDVKESFRVMKEACSKPMNLSDDAAPRVLPFLHQTITKHGKNSFTWFGTTPRVTIMNPDYLNEILTKYDDFRRPHTAPVVKLLSYGLANLEGEKWVKQRKIINPAFHIEKLKNMLPAIYQSCTDMITKWEIMVSKEGSCELDIWPFLQNLSGDVISRTAFGSSYEEGRTIFELQKEQTELLIKALFSAYIPGFRFLPTKLNRRMKAISKEVEATMKRIISNKVEAIRAGDEDAKNDLLGILLESNWKEIRQYGGNKNLGMSIEEVIGECKLFYLAGAETTSILLTWTMILLCRYPNWQARARQEVLQVFGSNKPDFDGLIHLKVVTMIIYEVLRLYPPVPMMTRAVQKETQLGNLLLPSGVQLSLPIFLIQRDQTLWGEDANEFNPQRFSEGISKATKGQVSYIPFGWGPRICIGQNFGLMEAKMALSLMLHSFTFELSPSYIHGPMTIITTQPQYGAHIILHKR; encoded by the exons ATGTCTCACCTAGCCTCTTTCATTCATACATTCATCCCAGAAGCGCTACAGGGAGCAGTTTGTAGTTATAGGCAAATGGAATTGTCATTTATCATAGCATTGTCCATTGTTTTGTTGAGCATAGCTTCATCATGTGCATGGAGGGTGCTGAACTGGGTGTGGTTAAAACCAAAGAAGCTAGAAAAATGTCTAAGGCAGCAAGGTCTTGCCGGAAATTCGTACCGCGTTTTGATTGGAGATGTCAAGGAGAGCTTCAGAGTGATGAAGGAAGCATGTTCAAAACCCATGAACCTCTCCGATGATGCAGCCCCGCGTGTCCTGCCATTTCTTCATCAAACCATTACCAAACATG GTAAGAATTCTTTCACATGGTTTGGTACTACACCAAGGGTGACCATCATGAACCCAGACTATTTGAATGAAATATTGACCAAATATGATGATTTTCGGAGACCACATACTGCTCCAGTTGTCAAGTTGCTATCATACGGTCTTGCAAACCTCGAGGGAGAAAAATGGGTTAAGCAGAGGAAGATTATTAACCCAGCGTTCCATATCGAGAAGCTAAAG AATATGTTGCCAGCAATTTACCAAAGCTGCACTGATATGATTACCAAATGGGAGATCATGGTGTCCAAGGAGGGGTCATGTGAATTGGATATTTGGCCTTTTCTTCAAAATTTGTCAGGAGATGTGATTTCTAGGACAGCATTTGGTAGTAGTTATGAGGAAGGGAGAACAATTTTCGAACTCCAGAAAGAACAAACAGAACTTTTGATTAAAGCCTTATTCAGTGCTTACATTCCCGGATTCAG ATTTCTGCCAACTAAGTTGAATAGGAGGATGAAGGCAATAAGTAAAGAAGTAGAAGCTACAATGAAGCGTATTATTAGTAATAAAGTAGAGGCAATAAGGGCAGGTGATGAAGATGCTAAGAATGACTTATTAGGGATACTTCTGGAATCCAATTGGAAAGAAATTCGACAGTATGGAGGCAACAAGAATCTCGGAATGAGCATTGAAGAGGTGATAGGAGAATGTAAGCTGTTTTACCTTGCTGGGGCTGAGACTACCTCAATCTTGCTTACTTGGACTATGATCTTACTCTGTAGATATCCAAATTGGCAGGCTCGTGCCAGACAAGAGGTTTTACAAGTATTTGGCAGCAACAAACCTGATTTTGATGGGCTCATTCACCTGAAAGTT GTCACCATGATCATATATGAGGTTCTGAGGTTATATCCCCCAGTACCTATGATGACTCGAGCTGTTCAGAAGGAAACACAGCTCGGAAATTTATTACTCCCATCTGGAGTGCAGTTATCGTTACCAATTTTCCTCATTCAGCGAGACCAAACACTATGGGGTGAAGATGCAAATGAATTCAACCCACAGAGGTTTTCAGAAGGAATTTCAAAGGCAACGAAGGGTCAGGTTTCATATATCCCATTCGGATGGGGTCCTCGAATATGCATCGGACAAAACTTTGGTTTGATGGAAGCAAAAATGGCGTTGTCCTTGATGTTACATAGCTTCACATTTGAGCTTTCCCCGTCCTATATTCATGGTCCAATGACTATTATAACGACTCAACCACAATATGGTGCACATATTATCTTGCATAAACGGTAA